One Arachis hypogaea cultivar Tifrunner chromosome 2, arahy.Tifrunner.gnm2.J5K5, whole genome shotgun sequence genomic window, CAAGGTGAAATTCCAAGCTTCAAGTTTGAGGACAGAACCGAATGGTTATAGCAAAGGTTGCTATTCCCACCAACGTTGAACACATTCAAATTCTTAATGAAATTTTGATTAAAAGGCAGAACACCACGAAGGTTGTTGTTAGCAAGATTTAAGTGCCTTAAACTCTTCATCTGAGAAATAAACTTTGGAATAGTACTATTGAATTGGTTTGAGCTCAGATCCAAATGAAAAAAACCCGAAATAGaagatattgaacctggaatttggCCAAAGAAAGAGTTTGAAGCCAGAGACAAGGTTGTCAGAGAAGTCAAGTCCCCAATGGTAGCAGGTACCTCACCACTGAGATTATTATtggaaagattcaaactttccaaaCCAGAAAGCATGGTAATCGAAGAGGGAATAGTCCCTTTGAGCTTGTTGCCAGAAAAATCTATATGGGTAAGGTCAGAATGAAGATGTCCAGGAAGAAAACCAGTGAGATTAGCGTTTGAAATGGTCAAAGTTTTGAGCATGTCCATGTGGGCAAGGATAACGTAAGGTCCAGAAGCTTTGACTTGGACATTCGTTACGGCGAGATCAGTGAGATTCTGAAGCTGAGAGAGCCAAATGCCGGAGACCTTGCGGAGGCTGTTGATGCATGTGAAGGTGTGGAGGGAGGAGGTGAGTTCGAGTGGGAAGCGAATGGGGGTGCGGGGCAGTTGAGGAGGTTGAGAGTTTGGAGTGTTGAGAGTGATTGGAGTGCGGTGAAGGAGAGTGCAACGTAGGAGGAGCAGTTTGAGAGTGTGAGAGAGATGAGGTGGTGGAAGGGTTTTGAGCTATCGCAGGTTGTGGCGTTGTGGAATGCGGATTTGGAACTTAAAGAAAAAAATGGTCATTTTCTCAACGTGATTGCTAccgtacgatgataaattcatacgtatcgatacgtttaaaatatggacaagtaaTAACAAATCAcgtggaatttattttccacgtcagcatttaattttttctcttttaaatatatattatatcatcacttttactaaaatacctttttaattaaataaaaataaaaaacatttatttatttaattttataaaaagacttaaatatcattttttgtatatattagaCAAAAATTACTCTTTTAgattaaacaaaaacaaaaacaaaaacaaaaatacatttaataaaattatttgtcTCTTCATAAACcctaatcaattattcataccaaaaaaattaaataaatttaaaaattattaaacaaaatcACTTTGTTCTTTATTTACTGGGTTCTCACACAACCCTCATCTCTAACTGTTCATACCAAAAAAAATCATCtgaaattttgagaaaaaaaataaaagaacagagCTTCATGTCTTcatctttttgggtttttcacCAGCACACTCTCAACGAACTTCTCTCTCATTCCCAATTCTAAGACTCAAACTCTCTCCTCTCTGACTGCCACTAGAGTCTCTCTCGGTCTCACTAGAGTCTCTAATCATTCACACAATCACACTCACCAGCGTCTCGTTGCTCCTCTCCTATCGTCGCCGGCATTTCAACGTCTCGCGGCCTTCCCTGGGCTCCTCCTCGCCGGCGACAGAAGCACTCGTCGGATCGTCGTCGCTCGTCGTCTTCTGGTTTCAAGTACTCGTGGATCGTGGACCGTCGTAGGGTCGTCACTTGCTTCGTCGCTCGTCCTCTTCTGGGGTCGGGTCCTCTTCGTCACCCAGTTGCCCTTGGTAAGTCCATGCATCATCACTTCCCCTATACTCCCTTTTCCAGATTCCCTTCTCCCTGTATTTTGAGATGATGTTGAATTGGTAATCAATTAATTTGTTTGCGATTGaatcttgaatttgttgctgtctTGCTGAATAATCAtcgagtttaattttttttgtct contains:
- the LOC112740438 gene encoding receptor-like protein 51, giving the protein MDMLKTLTISNANLTGFLPGHLHSDLTHIDFSGNKLKGTIPSSITMLSGLESLNLSNNNLSGEVPATIGDLTSLTTLSLASNSFFGQIPGSISSISGFFHLDLSSNQFNSTIPKFISQMKSLRHLNLANNNLRGVLPFNQNFIKNLNVFNVGGNSNLCYNHSVLSSNLKLGISPCDKYGMPASPPSKDSSYANDSSDYNDSDGSSNQKKGHHSGPNKFVLGVAIALSSIVFLIVFMIICTKCCCR
- the LOC140176665 gene encoding uncharacterized protein, with amino-acid sequence MWARITEILKLREPNAGDLAEAVDACEGVEGGGEFEWEANGGAGQLRRLRVWSVESDWSAVKESATASCLHLFGFFTSTLSTNFSLIPNSKTQTLSSLTATRVSLGLTRVSNHSHNHTHQRLVAPLLSSPAFQRLAAFPGLLLAGDRSTRRIVVARRLLVSSTRGSWTVVGSSLASSLVLFWGRVLFVTQLPLRFEIVNGVTEVEGIAEEKTAGAEEDEGKGVPAFWLNVMKNNEVLAEEILEHDEGALKFFKDIKWSRIDNPKGFKLEFYFDTNPYFTNTILTKSISHD